In one window of Spiroplasma corruscae DNA:
- a CDS encoding integrase core domain-containing protein, translating to MSRRGNSHDNGTCESFFVTLKNECIYNYKVNELNYSNIYNIISDYIEFYNYVRPSLKYKNSIRNSYGESIFLMSILNDKFIIKYFLFFNYNV from the coding sequence ATGTCGAGAAGAGGCAATTCTCATGATAACGGCACATGTGAATCGTTTTTTGTAACTTTAAAAAACGAGTGTATTTATAATTATAAAGTAAATGAGCTAAACTATTCTAATATATATAATATAATTTCTGATTATATTGAGTTTTATAATTACGTAAGACCTTCATTAAAGTATAAAAACTCCATACGAAATTCGTATGGAGAAAGTATCTTTTTAATGTCAATTTTAAATGACAAATTCATTATAAAGTATTTTTTATTCTTCAATTATAACGTTTAG
- a CDS encoding S8 family serine peptidase translates to MKLIRYKSPYQPSKKPAGGGIDYLKWDLSLNKLIELQVMIKNVLNQFTYFESDFNLMPIKIRFGRLLPKTDRIELIFKNNDKSPKQIGSYYIFENKKIIDQIDIVYSCSREDIENTLNNLNELIDLWPQRLINKIIYYKNQYIIISSKNKKDKMPEEKNYKNKINDKINEYVKQNNLKKFANYYNEFYKILKLEITNQRAFTEGQIITFFDIDSFENILKKLKIKEVEIEESIIVLEKFINLDKITLNKIVELYPFLISNASRDLKIEVSNNYNNINKRISIDKGLKTNGVIGVIDSYGSFSNGWESYVDYVEEPFPNIKGFNFQKNYSHGTSVSTLIIGHDIINPKYKDDLGVFKVKLFGILPLDPINMFYFMKKIDNIIKNNSRDIKIWNLSINSENDSNGISLLGQYFDILQKKYNVLFIVSAGNNEKELSAGADSLSAITVGSLFEDKNGILRKTSYSGSKEIFGRFIKPNTYEISNDIYNEESSNNFQYTIDSEGYLTWEDGTSFSAPLTARKCCYLMNEYKLSLESVKAIINLLSEISEYKIPNILFDNNTESILLIVEGVIKPKEDKFIEIILPTFENEKLKQDFTYGIGLSYFVVPSYKLGDEYSSINLEFKITNMNIKGGWDDIFKSKGTSKTSGKNATEVDLIKHFKKYDPNKVLINKDFINPKGYARKTDKFYLRVSCSDLFSRNDQEINYGCAIVLKEKMHASLINFELLNIDNIIEEEINQEIIEIIEV, encoded by the coding sequence ATGAAACTAATAAGATATAAAAGTCCTTATCAACCATCAAAAAAACCAGCTGGAGGAGGTATTGATTATTTAAAATGAGACTTAAGCTTAAATAAACTAATTGAATTACAAGTTATGATAAAAAATGTGTTAAATCAATTCACTTACTTTGAAAGTGATTTTAACTTAATGCCGATAAAAATAAGATTTGGTAGATTATTACCTAAGACAGATAGGATTGAGCTTATATTTAAGAATAATGATAAATCTCCCAAACAAATTGGGTCATATTATATTTTTGAAAACAAAAAAATAATAGATCAAATTGATATTGTATATTCATGTTCGAGAGAAGATATTGAAAATACACTAAATAATTTAAATGAATTGATTGATTTGTGACCACAACGATTAATAAACAAAATAATTTATTATAAAAATCAATACATTATTATAAGCTCTAAAAATAAAAAGGATAAAATGCCTGAGGAAAAAAATTATAAAAATAAAATTAATGATAAAATTAATGAATATGTCAAACAAAATAATTTAAAAAAATTTGCTAATTACTATAACGAGTTTTATAAGATTTTAAAGTTAGAAATAACAAATCAAAGAGCATTTACAGAAGGCCAAATAATTACTTTTTTTGATATAGATTCATTTGAAAATATATTAAAAAAATTAAAAATTAAAGAAGTCGAAATTGAAGAATCTATAATTGTACTTGAGAAATTTATTAACTTAGATAAAATCACTTTAAACAAAATAGTTGAATTGTATCCATTTTTAATTTCAAATGCTTCTAGAGATTTAAAAATAGAAGTATCAAATAATTATAATAATATAAATAAACGCATCTCGATTGATAAAGGATTAAAGACAAATGGTGTAATTGGAGTTATTGATTCATATGGTTCATTTAGTAATGGTTGAGAAAGCTATGTTGATTATGTGGAAGAACCATTTCCAAACATTAAGGGATTTAATTTTCAAAAAAATTACAGTCATGGCACTTCCGTTTCTACTTTAATTATAGGGCATGACATTATTAATCCTAAATATAAGGATGATTTAGGAGTATTTAAAGTAAAATTATTTGGTATATTACCCCTTGATCCTATTAATATGTTTTATTTTATGAAAAAAATTGATAATATTATCAAAAATAATTCAAGAGATATTAAAATTTGAAATTTATCAATAAATTCTGAAAACGATTCAAATGGTATTTCATTGTTAGGTCAATATTTTGACATATTACAAAAAAAATATAATGTTCTATTTATTGTTTCTGCAGGAAATAATGAAAAGGAATTATCAGCAGGAGCGGATTCATTGTCTGCTATAACTGTCGGTTCTCTATTTGAAGATAAAAATGGTATTTTAAGAAAAACTAGTTATTCTGGTTCAAAAGAAATTTTTGGTAGATTTATAAAACCCAATACTTATGAAATCTCAAATGATATATATAATGAAGAAAGTTCTAATAACTTTCAATATACAATTGATAGCGAAGGTTATTTAACATGGGAAGATGGCACATCTTTTTCTGCCCCATTAACGGCTAGAAAATGTTGTTATTTGATGAATGAATATAAGCTTAGTTTAGAATCAGTTAAAGCAATTATTAATTTATTGTCTGAAATTTCAGAATATAAAATTCCAAATATTTTATTTGATAATAATACTGAAAGTATATTATTGATTGTTGAGGGTGTAATTAAACCAAAAGAAGATAAATTTATTGAGATTATATTACCAACTTTTGAGAATGAAAAATTAAAACAAGACTTTACTTATGGGATAGGATTATCTTATTTTGTAGTTCCTTCATATAAATTAGGCGATGAATACTCATCAATTAATCTAGAATTTAAAATAACAAATATGAACATAAAAGGAGGGTGAGATGATATTTTTAAATCAAAAGGAACTTCCAAAACAAGTGGTAAAAATGCTACTGAAGTTGATTTAATTAAACATTTTAAAAAGTATGACCCCAATAAGGTTCTGATTAATAAAGATTTTATTAATCCTAAAGGTTACGCAAGAAAAACTGATAAATTTTATTTAAGAGTTTCTTGTAGTGATTTGTTTAGTAGAAATGACCAAGAGATTAATTATGGTTGTGCAATTGTGTTAAAAGAAAAAATGCATGCCTCATTAATTAATTTTGAATTACTAAATATTGATAATATTATTGAAGAAGAAATCAATCAAGAAATTATTGAAATCATAGAAGTGTAA
- a CDS encoding ATP-binding cassette domain-containing protein, producing MKIFKSNYLIVLLQLTIFFSTILIIVQVLISEQIISLLLSKFYVRLAKTVGLNDEATQYYLWDFYPHVYFDGFSVYTYLFKYKMYWNDWIWITIVIMVFNFIFLFLSFSLSKKLGVYKRNEYKYIYLKKLYIDNKLTGKLSKDNYKNKLIDTLGQVEDYWKKIPLILGQVAFIFVGLSIVLCLKNFMLYFIVMSCFLIVLVLCLIIWVLKNKYVFKHKSIVKNLDKDYVNLCVNIDEIKISSSIQREKDLLITNNKNKNKKISIIEIFNNLINSLLTFLCPLAMSALIIGIGFVFSSDSSKIAIYLPVFFISIGMMCMPLMQLIRNIRNLKLYKLNNDDFSLFLNKLSFNELINSISLMNFSIIIDEKCVLKDINYSFEKNKINYITGKNGIGKSVLLNCIARLELSYEGLINFNSTDSKTIENNLSISYIGQNLNLFDKSIFDNLTYGVSILNNDMLTNLLKRFNLYNKLMQLDDKLDTIIDNESIWLSKGELQKILFIRVILQDREVVLLDEFDSAFDKESKEVAYDILNDLSKNKIIIVISHNKIKNTNCLKLS from the coding sequence ATGAAAATCTTTAAAAGTAATTATTTAATAGTTTTATTACAATTAACTATATTTTTTTCAACAATATTAATAATTGTACAAGTATTAATTAGTGAACAAATAATTTCTCTTTTACTCTCAAAGTTTTATGTCAGATTAGCTAAAACTGTTGGGTTGAATGATGAAGCCACACAATATTATCTATGAGATTTTTATCCTCATGTTTATTTTGATGGTTTTAGTGTCTACACATATTTATTTAAATATAAAATGTATTGAAATGATTGAATTTGAATCACAATAGTTATAATGGTATTTAATTTCATATTCTTATTTTTATCATTTTCATTATCAAAAAAGTTAGGTGTTTATAAAAGAAACGAGTATAAATATATATACTTGAAAAAACTATATATTGATAATAAATTAACTGGAAAACTATCTAAAGATAATTATAAAAATAAATTAATTGATACACTTGGTCAAGTTGAAGATTATTGAAAAAAAATTCCATTAATTCTTGGTCAAGTTGCTTTTATTTTTGTAGGTTTATCAATTGTGCTATGTTTAAAAAACTTTATGTTATACTTCATAGTTATGTCTTGCTTTTTAATTGTATTAGTACTGTGTTTGATTATTTGAGTTTTAAAGAATAAATATGTATTTAAGCATAAATCAATAGTTAAGAATCTTGACAAAGACTATGTAAATCTATGTGTAAATATAGATGAAATAAAAATAAGCTCATCGATTCAAAGAGAAAAAGATCTATTAATAACCAATAATAAAAATAAAAATAAAAAAATATCAATTATTGAAATATTTAATAATTTAATTAATAGCTTATTAACTTTCTTATGTCCTTTAGCAATGAGTGCATTAATAATAGGTATTGGTTTTGTATTTTCTTCAGATAGTTCAAAGATTGCAATATACTTACCTGTCTTTTTTATATCTATTGGTATGATGTGTATGCCTTTGATGCAACTAATCCGAAATATTAGAAATTTAAAATTATATAAATTAAATAATGATGATTTTAGTCTATTTTTAAATAAATTATCATTTAATGAGTTAATTAATTCAATAAGTCTAATGAATTTTTCAATTATCATAGATGAGAAATGCGTACTAAAAGATATTAATTACTCATTTGAAAAAAACAAAATAAATTATATTACCGGAAAAAATGGTATTGGTAAATCAGTCTTATTAAATTGTATAGCTAGATTAGAACTGAGTTATGAAGGTTTAATTAATTTTAATTCAACGGATTCTAAAACTATCGAAAATAACTTGAGCATTAGTTATATTGGTCAAAATTTAAATTTATTTGATAAATCAATTTTTGATAACCTGACATATGGAGTAAGTATTTTAAATAATGATATGTTGACCAATTTATTAAAAAGATTTAACTTATATAACAAGTTAATGCAACTTGATGATAAATTAGATACTATAATTGACAATGAAAGTATTTGATTATCAAAAGGAGAGTTACAAAAAATATTATTTATTAGAGTAATTTTACAAGACAGAGAAGTGGTATTACTTGATGAATTTGATAGTGCTTTTGACAAGGAATCAAAAGAAGTGGCATATGATATTTTAAATGATTTATCAAAAAATAAAATAATAATAGTTATTAGTCATAATAAAATAAAAAATACAAATTGTTTAAAACTCAGTTAA
- a CDS encoding ABC transporter ATP-binding protein: MINIVELTTLFKNNKGIKNFNLIISPGEVVGLVGDNGAGKTTLIKSIFKEYKKNSGQVLHNNESIYETGYINKLSFFPDQSVYPKNITLRDYCLLEAELSGVLKADALKLFDELCESLDLQDYKKKTFKSLSAGMQKKALLMNCLISSPEYIILDEPTANLDVKNRLEFLNIIRSLAKSGIGILITSHLINELEEVISRVVIIEEGETVYLNYFDKSKDSLEEIYLKVTKKHKNKDISSLIEDNLAENNINKPRDIASIIKESKKK; encoded by the coding sequence ATGATTAATATAGTAGAACTTACAACTTTATTTAAAAATAATAAAGGAATTAAAAATTTTAATTTAATAATATCTCCTGGAGAAGTAGTTGGTTTAGTTGGAGATAATGGTGCAGGTAAAACAACATTAATTAAATCAATTTTTAAAGAGTATAAGAAAAATAGTGGACAAGTATTGCACAATAATGAATCAATATATGAAACTGGTTATATTAATAAGTTAAGTTTCTTTCCTGACCAAAGTGTATACCCAAAAAATATAACTTTAAGAGATTATTGTTTATTAGAAGCTGAATTATCTGGTGTATTAAAAGCTGATGCATTAAAACTATTTGATGAGTTATGTGAGTCATTAGATTTGCAAGATTATAAGAAAAAGACCTTCAAATCTCTAAGTGCAGGTATGCAAAAAAAAGCTTTATTAATGAATTGTCTGATTAGTTCCCCTGAATATATTATTCTCGATGAACCTACAGCAAATTTAGATGTGAAAAACAGACTAGAGTTCTTAAATATCATAAGATCACTTGCTAAATCTGGGATTGGAATATTAATTACTAGTCATTTAATAAATGAACTAGAAGAAGTAATTAGTAGGGTAGTTATTATTGAAGAAGGAGAAACTGTTTATCTAAATTATTTTGATAAATCAAAAGATTCATTAGAAGAAATATATCTTAAAGTTACTAAAAAACATAAAAATAAAGATATTTCATCATTGATCGAAGATAATCTAGCAGAAAATAATATCAATAAACCAAGAGATATTGCATCAATTATTAAAGAAAGTAAAAAGAAATAA
- a CDS encoding AAA family ATPase, whose product MDKSVKDIIDLLATIKSDESIKKLKNYAKSLRADGRYNDAEYVLNILGSNKMITSSSNNMDQELLILEECVLNDQILNENNDYLQKFVNIIRDKTKLRNLGLIKAIFYGKPGTGKTTFVKDIAKLTNRNLYSISASSLISSLIGQTQKNMDLLFKDIIIRYKNSIFIIDEFDSVIGSRDENMNKEYHRMIGSFNLMLDKLLPETILFAITNRIDMIDSATLRRFNVKFYFSTIDIVVFKDSLIKKALEKKIDHKINLINKLITYKKDELNYAQIDEILTDSLFNGYNLEHSVYKILNFAEEDIINSKLFSDKDKSIILNKSYSTIRRIKDETNKI is encoded by the coding sequence ATGGATAAATCAGTTAAAGATATTATAGATTTACTGGCAACTATTAAATCAGATGAATCAATAAAAAAATTAAAAAACTACGCCAAATCACTTAGAGCAGATGGAAGGTATAATGATGCTGAGTATGTTTTAAATATTTTAGGTTCAAACAAAATGATTACTAGCTCATCAAATAATATGGATCAAGAACTATTAATCCTTGAAGAGTGTGTTTTAAATGATCAAATATTAAACGAAAATAATGATTACCTTCAAAAGTTTGTTAATATAATCAGAGATAAAACAAAACTAAGAAATTTAGGATTAATAAAAGCTATATTTTATGGAAAACCTGGTACAGGTAAAACTACATTTGTTAAAGACATTGCAAAATTAACCAATAGAAATCTTTATAGTATAAGTGCTTCGTCATTAATATCTTCATTAATTGGTCAAACACAAAAAAATATGGATTTACTTTTTAAAGATATAATAATTAGATATAAAAATAGTATTTTTATCATCGATGAATTTGATTCAGTTATAGGTTCAAGGGATGAAAATATGAACAAAGAATATCACAGAATGATAGGAAGTTTTAATTTAATGCTAGATAAGTTACTACCAGAAACGATTTTATTTGCAATCACAAACAGAATCGATATGATTGATTCTGCTACATTAAGAAGATTTAATGTTAAATTTTATTTTAGTACAATCGATATTGTAGTATTTAAAGATAGTCTAATAAAAAAAGCACTTGAAAAAAAAATAGATCATAAAATAAATTTAATAAATAAATTAATTACATATAAAAAAGATGAGTTAAACTACGCTCAAATAGATGAGATATTAACAGATTCACTATTTAACGGATATAATCTTGAACATAGTGTATACAAGATATTAAATTTTGCAGAAGAAGATATAATTAATTCAAAATTATTTTCGGATAAAGATAAGTCCATTATTTTAAATAAAAGTTATTCGACAATAAGGAGGATAAAAGATGAAACTAATAAGATATAA